GAATGCTATTCTGAAgacatattattgttattattattattattattattattattattaattattttaaactaaacaatacttATTCTTAGAAAAAATGGTTCGCCCTATATTGCTTTGAAATAAATCACCACCAGAACACAATCTATAGGACCTGACTGATCTCCACACTGGTAATGAGACTTCAAAGCCTTTAAGCCAGCTGCAGTTCAGCACTCTGTGGTTTCACTGAAAACATTCTTAGCGGTTGATAAATGGACTAGATAACATTAAGAGGGGGCAGGACGAAGTGGAAGCCCAGCCCTAGAAGGGTTAAGTGTGCGGAAGAGAGAGACAAGGACCTTGGATAAATCTTCACAGGATACATAACTCCTAACCGTTCCCATTACAGAAGGAGCAAAATTGCTTGAGGTTTACAAAACTCTGTGTTGTGTCACCTCACATTTGGTGATTTATTTGAATGAGAGATCAATGAACAGAAGGATAATTAGAGCTTATCAGAGCCTGGGAATGTTCCATGAACGAGGCCCGATGCGGAgcaatttcagttgtttatattgcttaaaaaataaatataaaaaatcgTCTGATTCGTAGAATTAACAATAGAAGATCAAAGTTTGGAATCATAGAAAAGCTTTATATGCAGCGTAGAGCACTGATCAAACAGATTATCCAACTAAAACCAGAATAGtcttttcacaaacaaacagcaaaatataCATGGCTTGAATACTATCTACACCCACTCACATGAGAACAAATGGGGTTATCAATTcataatgtaaaaacaaacaaataaattataaaatcacCTATTTTTATAGAAAGGTATTAAGTGCAGTCGGTAGTCTGAATCCAATACCTTTCTAATGGAAAGGGATTAAATTCACTTTTATCTTCTTCAAAGTAGAGTTGGCAACCGTCACCACAAAAACGACttatattatttaaaaccaaccgtgtgtgtgtgcttggATACCTGTATTGAACTGTGTTGTAAAGATCAATAGCTTAGACTGGCGAAGTCAACGTACTGTATTTGGGAAGCAGTCCATTTCCACCCCTGCCCCACTTGTTCAAGGAGAGTATGAAGCAGAGAAGGACGTGTATAAACAGCAGGTCTGCTGTGTTGAAGGAAATCACCTCCCAGAACAGCTGGCTTCATTCCAGCTGCAAGACATTCATCTGTTTTCTCGCAGCCCGTTGGGGAGGAGAGAGAGCGCAACGAGCAAGAGTACAGCAAAGCTCAGTCTGTCTGCTGCAAGTTTAAAACCTGAGACCACAAAAGGAGCCACGCAGCCAAGCTTAGTGCAACCACTGAATGAGCcactgaaaatagaaaaaaaaacaaaaaaaaaaggcggaAAGGGGACACAGAAATAAGCATACATACGAGACACTGgattttaaagaaatgttaatAACAGACATAGGAAGAGCCGTGATGTAAAACCAAATCGCCTAACTTGTCAAGATTCTTGACCATGGAAAAAGTTTAAGCAGAATGTCTACTTACAAGACAAGGGAAAAAACTGCTTGACCCATAAAAGACATTGCGATATTCTATCGAACAGAGAAGTGGATTGCTTGGCTTGCCCACACTCACTGGATTGATTTCAGCACCGAGAGGAAGAAATGACGTGGCTCTGAACTTGAGTATCGCTTACAGGTAAATacgtcaaaagaaaaaaaatatatagaggaATTTAAAAGATGTATGAGACTATAGTAAAGACAACATTCAGAAAGATGTTcggattaaataaaatacaaaattaggtCTGCTGCTTTCCTGAAATTTATACTTCagtgacaataaaaataataaaaaatgttcaatacagtatttatactacatgataatttttgttttattatttcaaacCATCAAAGTAACAGGTAATGTCATTTGCTATGCAAGTCCCTTTTCAGACTGTTAATCTGTGTGCAGATACTACAAGGGTTATTCTTTAAATACTGACATTGTTTAATAGCTCTTTTAAAAGCAGGGATAAGTGACATggctatttttatttagtttaagtgcttaataaataaataaataaagatcctAATTGACAGATTTGTCTCTGAAGCAATGTTACATATTTGACACAATTGACACTGTCCATAGGCGGTTAATAACACAGTGAAATTACTGCACAGAACACCACTTTTCAGACAAGTCCTCAGAATTCGGGATTCTTAGCTTTGACTTTTCTGCCTGGTCCTAGGAACAAGACAAGTgcagtacaaaatacaaaatccCTTTACCGGTAAATAGGGCAAGCCACTAATAACAATATTCTAACAATATTTTGCGCTTGCGGCCAGCACACTGTAGCACAAGATTATTAGTTGGGATTTTAGACAGAGAATCCAAGGAGAGCACAAAACTGAATCAGAGAGCCAGGCTTACCTGTTAGTTAGCAGCTGTTCAAAAGACAGATCGAATTACATTAAACCAGGAATTCAGTCATGGGGCCCAACTGCAagtttgttaatttgttttgtttatttgtgaggTCAGTAATGAAAATGTTGAACTGTCCAGTGTGTGGAGTGACACTGTTTGAATCAGAGATAAAATGTAACCACACTACACATACAAGGcatctaattaaaaaagaaaggcaaataaaagagatattaaaaaactaaatatccTAAAAGTACATTTATATAGATTTTAATATAAACAGATTTGTATCTGTTTTTGTTTCATATTCTGACAGCTCTCATGTTTGAGCACTTTGACAAAATTGGTTCTGAAAGAGACAGTTACTGTAAGGTTTTTTCAGTAAGCGAGGACACCAAGATATAATGTTTGAAaccatttatgttttgttttaactgaatgTTTAGTCATTTGAACGGTAGGTTTGGTTCGTACAacagtatttgaaatgtttttcctCTACCTCTGTATTTAGGAGAGAAGCCTGGCCTCAAACAAACAAGAGACATTTCCCAGATACGCTACACAGTGGcacttgaaacaaaaacaaacctattATTTTCACACAACAGATTgcacattaataaaaaaagaaaacatttctggTGTCTCTATTTGGAAATATAGCACAGTGACGACTAGGAGATTACGGCTTAATGATGTCACGCAAAGGAAGTCATTAAACATCAGTAGATTTTTATTGTTAAATCATTACGGTTTTGGTTCTGGCTTGCCCCCTCTCCTTAAAGATTGAAACCCAGCAAACTGCAGCCCCCCTTGGACCGTGGGCCCTGTGACCATGCTGGCTAAGCCCCAGGATACACCGGGACCAGCGAAGACAGGTAAACACGTGAACAACAAAGACATGTCAGAGCATGGCAGCAGCATCTCTCTGCAGGACAGCCAGATTCAGTGGCCTTTCCTCCTAGCTGCCAACGTTTCGGGACAGGCCAACTATTCAGAGTCCTTCCAGCCATCAAGGCTGAGTGCACTGGTGGGGGCGCCGGGGGCTGcccaaggaggaggaggagaggatcTGTGCTGGGCTGCCCTGCTCATCATCGTGGTCATCATCCCCACCCTTGGAGGCAACATACTGGTGATCCTGGCTGTCTCACTGGAGAGGAAGCTGCAGAATGCCACCAATTACTTCCTGATGTCGCTGGCGGTGGCAGACTTGCTGGTTGGGCTCTTGGTCATGCCCATTGCTCTCACCACTGTGCTCTTCAGTAAGTATGCAACTGGTGCAcaaatgtgtgcgtgtgtgtgtgtgtgtcgtgcaTGGATCTTCAGCTGCAAGGCGGGATATACTGATCAGTCATATATATAAtagaattattaaaatagtgagtttccAGTTTATTCATTATAAGAAATTGAATAGAACTGGGTTAGCAGAGGGTACAGGATAACTGAACACAGCCTACATGGCGGACAAgagagttttgttttatttatctttGGGGCGTTTGGTGCGCAGCCCAGATGATCAATAAGAGCAAGCAGACAAAAGATTAACCacttgttatagcgaaaggaagTGTAGACTAAACGTCTGGTAGCCGAGGGGAGCCAGCCATGCCGATAACAGAAAGAGCAACATACTATATTAACACCACAATAAAACAGGGAGATCGTTATGTTtaatagaattaattaatttcagTAGGTTTCCAATATCTGAATTCTTAGTTGCGATGTAACTGGATCaatatatcctaaaataataTGTTTACAGTCCCATACAAGACTTTTCCCATTTCTTCAGCTTCTTCATTCCCATGCGTATTTCTTGACTTTTTTATAACcttgtttcatttcttttattaaaaaaattgaacGCTGCCTAAATCCTTATTAAACCCTATTTAATACACAAGGTAAGCCTTGTGTGGAACCTTTTCTTTGAGCAAGAAAAAAAacttatatataaaattacaaacTACCGAGACCCCTACACCCAAGAGACGCGGTCCTGCTAATGCAGAGTGCATCAGCATTACAAAGTACAGTGCTGCTGGCTGGTTTCTGTTGACCTACAAAACTGCAACAATGCAAGTCATCCCAGTCTATAAACGTTTAAGCTCAATTACCCCAGCAAGGAACGTTTATTCTGGTAACCTGTTTTCACATCTGGAGGTTTTGCTCCGCTTTATgttctttacaaaaataaataaataaataaataaataaataaataaataaataaataaaggcctACCGGGGAAGTTTCATATAATGGAGCTACTTGTTTCTGGAACAGTGATTTGTATTAATTTTTCCAAACCAAGCTGAAAAAATGAATAGAGTTATGAATTTAGGTATGTATTCAAACCCCTTGTTAGGTCTTCTGCCCTCCGCAAAAATACACGTTTCTCAGTCTTTTAGAATTCTGTACTTATTTGAGACTTGATTTTATATTATACAAAGTAAAATCTCCCTTAACTGAGTCAAGTGGATTTAAACAGGCCCTCTTATAAAGAGACAGCTGGTACCAACACAAGTAaagaattttttgttttttgtttttacacttaCAAAAAGGAGACTACAATGTATTTTaagacagtatttaaaaaaaggccCTAAATGTTATCTTGTGTAATCTAAAATCAAGCCTGAAGAAAGTACATAATTCTAAAAGATCAGAGATGGGGACTGTGATACAAGACAAACCCAGCTGCCAACCACAAACGTAGCGTTGATGAAAACAGCTGGCTCAGATCACTGCCTTTGAATTCCGAGCAACTTATCTCTTAAAAATATCATGTCTCATTACATATTTTTACTTGTATTTCAAATCATAATACATTTAGGCTACATGTCCTGTTGAAGCCTGTCATTGGGCTGTTTGTTGGGTTTTGCTTCCAGAAAAACAAGTTTCACCAGGTACAGCTAAACACAAGCTAACAACATTACTTTTCAGGTAATGCCTTCAGGACTACTACATAAACACGGGTTCAGATGAAAACCATTACATGTAACCCAAGCTGCCAATGACACCTTTCCTAGATCAGCTCACCACTGCACGCAAAGCAAAAAACAGCAAACACGCCAATTAAAACAGATTTCAATTGGCGCATTTCCAATACATATAGGCTCAAACATGTTTCAGGTTTTGGTTAAGTTCACTATTTGTGCACTGCATACTCCACCTTGGCTTGGGGTTGATTAATTGTCTCTCCACACCGGATAATGAAGGTTAGTGAAAACACATGGCTCAGTACAATACACTGTGCATGGATAGAGGTCTACTGGGTGAAATAAATTGCTTTCTTTCAATGGCTTTATCAATGTTTCTAACTCTATAGACCCATTTATAACCTGCCGCCCCCTAATGCAGTGTGCCCTTCCACAAGGTGACTGTAGAGCTCCATAAGCAAACGTCACTTTATCAAACCATTtcgtttttttacacagaattgaaaGTTTTGGTTCAAGTtgataaacaaaatgttttaccGTCAAACTTAACAATTTCCAGTGTACTCTTGCCCGATTACTTAATAAATGGCACTTGCAAGAAAGaacccagtaaaaaaaacaaacgcacAACACATTCGGATCATTACATTAAGTGGTCAAGTGTGCCATCTACTGAGCCAGCCACCAACGAGGCTCCATGACAAAAAActcaaaactaacaaaaaatatGCAAATACATCATCTAAAAAGCATCTTAATGCAGTTGCCTAAATCCCTGGCTATTGAGACTAATCTACCCACAAAGTGTACAAGTGCAACAACCCTCAACTGCAAGAGACTTCATATTATAACTTCATATGTTTCTGGGAAGATCACAGGTTTATCTAAACTcgcattgtatttatttgataaacATGTAAGTTGAAACGTCAGACACTTGATTGCAGTGCCTGGCATATTCCTTAGAACTGGTCAAGTGACAGCTTCCTCTCGATCTTGTGCTCTGTGTTTCAGACTCCGAGTGGCCTCTGCCCACCTCGCTCTGCCCTATCTGGATATTCCTGGACGTTCTCTTCTCCACAGCCTCGATCATGCATCTCTGTGCAATCTCCCTGGATCGCTACATTGCCATCAAGAAGCCCATTCAGCACAGCCAGTTCAAATCAAGAGCTAAAGCCATGGGCAAGATAGCTGTGGTGTGGCTGATTTCTATAGGTAAGAGGTCTGATCCATTTAGCATATGCATGCATTTGTGCCAAAACCAAATAATATTGCATAAATACTGCCTCGTAAAAATACCTGGCAATTTCACGATCTACAGACCTCTGTGGACCTGCATTTGACCTGTTAGGGTTCATtttctcagaaaaaaataaaacataaacacaaacaatgtgTGAATGCAAGCAGGGTGGATTGGTGGATTTGCAATGTTTAGACAGAGACCTAATTTGAGTTGACTTTAGGGAAAGGTACTTCAGAGCTGGGGGATTGCCATGCGGTGGTTTCTAGGAAAGGAATTAGGGCAAGGTCAAGGGGGTCAAATCTCCTGCTCTTGTGTAACCAGCAGCATgctgtcatttttattattactctCACTGAGCTATGCAGGCAGGGCAGTGCTTTTGGATCATTATAGCCAAACACTCAATAGGAAAGATAACTAGTTAGTGGCTTCCACACATTGAAATAGGGAATATTTACTTAGCTATACAAGGAGAAATAAACCATAAGGCCATAGAAAGGAGAATACAGTCATAGAACCTTTAAAGTTAAATGCAACTCTGTATTTACAGAGCAATAAAAAGTTACTGCTAGCTCAacagtgtaattaaaaaaaaaaaacacaggtcctCTTTTGGGAAAATTTGGGCAATATGCAGCCAATTAACAGTAAAATATGTTATAGGGAAATGAATAATGCAAATATGTTGTCCATACACACAATCTCAAACTTAACCCAGGGGTCCGGGTTGGAGCTCAGTCCTCACTGGCCTCTTTCTTGAATACAGGAAGTACAGCAGTTGTGATACCATGTTGCTTAATATGCTTGGGAACCATTTAGAGAGGGGCACAGTACTGGGACATGCGAGTCAGCAAATTGAACACCCAGAACTCGGGAATACTGGAATCTTGCAGCAGGCAAAGTACATCTAAGATTAAGTAAGCTTTAATTCTGGGTTCTCTACACAGTTGGTGTACGTGGACAATACTAAAGGATGTTTATGATATAAATCAAGATCTAGATCACTTTATATAATTTTATGAATCCTCCAACAAAAGGATACATATTGTGTGTAAGGAAAGCATTCCATCTAAAACACTGGCCATGGTTCATTGAGCAACATTCCCATTATCTAAACATCACAACGTTCACTACACCAGTACTGCAATTACACCACCAAGCAGTTACACCACCAAACCTGTAACCCTGCAGGTACCAAGCCTATTAACTACGTAATGCAGGATTGGTGGAAAAATTACTCACTTAAAACATATGCAAAAtgccaaaaacaaaaagaaaagaagctaTATATATTCAAAACCTATACTTCACCCGTACCTACTTCATGAATCATTCGGGAAAGTATACTTCATGTGTGACTGACCAGTTAAccctttatattatataaaaagtacacGTTTCACAAATAGAACTGGCTGTTATACTGGATTGGACTGCCCGAACATTACTATTAGACGTTGCCTACAGCACCTTGGCTGTGCTTCACAGGACCCAGGATAACATCACTGTTTTTGTTGCACCTAAGCCCTCAACTCACTACCAGGGAAGGGTTTCTACCAGTATAGCCATCTACAGTCCCATCTTACCTCAGCAATTCACTTTATTTATGATGCGTTAAGCCAGATATCACTAACTAGAATACGCAAGACAATTAACTTTAAAACGGAGATGCTGAAactcaaaataaatatacataaatacataaagtaaaataaaggaaCCCAACATTTAGGAAGTCAATAGCTGAAACAAAATTGTTATCAGGCACTCATGATGTTCTTTctattttaataacaaaacatgtttctttattgtgtatttacagtacaacacaaacatTTTACTTTCCCCCTCTCATTTACCAGTCCCCTGGCACGCCACTTTAGTGCCTGCAAATGAATGGCAGACTTTTTACATCCCTCTAAATCATACGAAGGTCGGTTTCTGGATGAATTTAAAAACACCCACTCTACACAAGTAGAAACGTTTAATTGAGAAGTTAATATAACAATTCTAGATCTTAATACAAAAATCGAATTAAGAAAGTGCCTTAAACTAAGTAGGCAGTTATGCTAATTACATTTTCTAATCCCTTACTCCAATTAAAAGCAAGAAAAATCTATACCCTTCATTACCAATTAATTAACTAACAAATCACTGTAATTAAGAAGGTAGAACATAGGTCAGTGCAACCCATTCTTACAATACTAATTCAGCATGTTCAGCAATGCAGAACCAAGACACAGGCAGGTCACATACTAAGCAAGTGAAACTGTCCTCTCTTCTCTTCCAGGAATTGCAATTCCCATTCCAATCAAAGGCCTTCAAGATGAATCCAACATCTTCAAAAACAAGACATGTCTGCTGAACAGCGATCGGTTCCGGGAGTTCATTATCTTCGGCTCTACAGCAGCTTTCTTTGTCCCACTGGCCATCATGATGGTCATCTACATGCTGACCATCCAGGTTCTGCGGAAAAAGGCCTACCTGCTCAGGTTCAAGACGCACCAGCGCTTCACTAGATCAACTGTGTCCACCATCTTCCAAAGGGAGCAGCTGCCACCAGGGTCCTCACCAGAGCAGGTGGCCATGCTTGACAGCTCCAGGAAAGAGAAGGTCCAGCCCAACGTCCGCGTCAATAACAACCACACCACCGGGGAAGAGATACCTATCAGGAGGATGTCAGCCATGGGCAAGAAGTCCATGCAGAACATCAGCAATGAGCAGCGGGCTTCCAAAGTCTTGGGTATTGTCTTCTTCCTCTTTGTAGTCATGTGGTGCCCATTCTTTATCACCAACGTAGCCTCTGTGTTTTGCAAGACCTGCAGTCAGGAGATTTTAGGCAGGCTAATGGACTTCTTTGTCTGGGTAGGGTATGTCGCCTCCGGCATTAACCCTCTCGTCTACACACTCTTCAATAAGACATTCCGGAAGGCTTTTAGCCGATACATCACTTGTGACTATGGTGGGTCTAGGCCACCCAAATTGCATCGCAAGACATTAACCAGGATCTCCTTTCGCTCATCCATGGCAGAGAACTCCAAGCTCTTTATGAAGCATGGCATGAGGAACGGTATTAGTCCAGTGCCCTACCAAAGTCCACTGCGCCTAAGGCCTGCACCAACATGCATCCAGTCTTCCACCACTATCCTGCTGGATACCTTATTCTTCACTGAGAACGAGGGAGGCAAGCAAGAGGAGCAGGTCAGCTACGTGTAGCCGATTGTTAGTGCCACTGCAATCACCTTTCTTGCAGAAGAGGCAACTCCCAGGCAAAAAGGCATTGTTACAGCCAGGACTTCTGCTGGTTATGACACTATGTGTCATCCAAATGATCTGAAAAAGAAAGGCAGGCCCTACTAATCTTCCACTGTAAGGGACAGATTTTAGGCACTCTgactgttccccccccccccccaaaaaaaaactaaacacaacacaacacacacactgtattggGGGGGTGAATTGCCTTAATAAAAGCTCCTGTGACATTTCCTACAGACAGTGCTATCTTACCAAAATATAGGAAAATAATTGAAAATGAAAGATTCTTATCCTAGAAAGGACTGGGAGTTTGATATTTGACTTTTTTCTTCAAAAGCCAACAGCCTGTTTAATTATTAGTATAGAAACAAAATATGCTGGTGTTTTTTTACAGGAGATACGGCACTTAACATCACTACCAATCAGGAGGAGGTGTAATCCTGATCTCCTATTCAATTCCATGGACCTATAATCTccggaaaatatttttaaaacaatcctAGCTGTGATCTTGGGTGccgaatttctttttttcttgtagtATGGATACTGAATTAATGGAAATAAAACACCAGGATCATAAGGGACATTTTCACTAATGCCTGAAAACTTTGCTTGGGAAACATGAAAATAGGAGTTGAAGACAGACCTCATTctagtgttttttctttctttcaaaaggAGGTTGCCAAAATAAAGATAACTAACAAGATATCTGTCCCTCTGTCCCATAGGATTTTGGTATAATGCAATTCTTTAActtggtttttgttttaacaagGACAATAAAGTCTGCAAGAACAACAAAGCCTCTATGACTAAGCTCAAGCTGtgcttgttttaaaacatgcatgttttttttccccctcccatGCCAGAACACATAAACATTGTTGAGCAGGGGTTTATGATGATAGCCGTTTAATATCTATAGCGGAAAAAGAATAATTAATTAGGCACGTTGTCAAGATCAGCCTTTGGTTTGCAGATGCTGTATCTGCCTGTGGGAAGCACATCAACATTTGAGCCACTGATTTCTTGGGCACTCCTTTGTACACACATTTGATTAAGACACTACCTACAAGATAAAGTAATGACATTCAAGACTACAATCACAGTCTGTGTCCCCTCTCTTAAAAGAAGTTCTGGAAGCAACTGTTGCAGTGCAGGAGTTTATTGTAATTTCACTGCAACTTTGGGCATTAATTAAACTTGTATAAATCTGTTGTATGTCAGGCACCACAATGAATAAAACAGCCTAACCTTTAATAATTAACCCTAACTAAAGTTTTAAAGGGGATGCTTCAATTAATTTGACAGATTTGTCAGTTAGTGCCGTCTACATAGACGACATTAAAGACCTCTGGAAAACTCCAAAGGTCAATTGAAGCGTGCTACTTATTTCGACCATTAACTAAATTGGGGTTTGGTTCAACCCCTGTTAAA
The sequence above is drawn from the Acipenser ruthenus chromosome 12, fAciRut3.2 maternal haplotype, whole genome shotgun sequence genome and encodes:
- the LOC117417077 gene encoding 5-hydroxytryptamine receptor 2B-like, with translation MLAKPQDTPGPAKTGKHVNNKDMSEHGSSISLQDSQIQWPFLLAANVSGQANYSESFQPSRLSALVGAPGAAQGGGGEDLCWAALLIIVVIIPTLGGNILVILAVSLERKLQNATNYFLMSLAVADLLVGLLVMPIALTTVLFNSEWPLPTSLCPIWIFLDVLFSTASIMHLCAISLDRYIAIKKPIQHSQFKSRAKAMGKIAVVWLISIGIAIPIPIKGLQDESNIFKNKTCLLNSDRFREFIIFGSTAAFFVPLAIMMVIYMLTIQVLRKKAYLLRFKTHQRFTRSTVSTIFQREQLPPGSSPEQVAMLDSSRKEKVQPNVRVNNNHTTGEEIPIRRMSAMGKKSMQNISNEQRASKVLGIVFFLFVVMWCPFFITNVASVFCKTCSQEILGRLMDFFVWVGYVASGINPLVYTLFNKTFRKAFSRYITCDYGGSRPPKLHRKTLTRISFRSSMAENSKLFMKHGMRNGISPVPYQSPLRLRPAPTCIQSSTTILLDTLFFTENEGGKQEEQVSYV